One window of the Labilibaculum sp. genome contains the following:
- a CDS encoding CHAD domain-containing protein, translating into MQSKEENTRLSSFYRERFDSFLINLSVAKQIKEEDIHKLRVDIKYIRSLLLLIEEFDLDTDVGSKLLKQLKGIFNSAGKLRALQVSKSLLLNSNIDIPSGIMHVLDDGLNSSGENFKDKLSKFEILTFKKRVTSLCSLLDQVNISVLKIKGDSIIHDELEIVNKLFNSSQGEEYHHEIRKLLKVVKSLQQLLLTLQDDEKRKQALEIVNLTETLLGNWHNYLVMDKFLIKLDKELTQPAVKRTLKNLKNQNNKLKLEFKNEADKYLRKHF; encoded by the coding sequence ATGCAGTCTAAAGAAGAAAATACTAGGTTAAGTTCGTTTTATAGAGAAAGGTTTGATTCATTTTTGATTAATTTGTCCGTGGCCAAACAAATTAAAGAAGAGGACATTCACAAGTTGCGTGTTGATATTAAATACATACGCAGCTTACTGCTATTGATTGAAGAATTTGATTTGGATACTGATGTAGGCTCGAAGCTATTGAAACAGTTGAAAGGTATATTTAATAGTGCCGGTAAACTTCGTGCGCTTCAAGTTTCTAAATCATTATTGTTAAACAGTAATATTGATATACCTTCCGGGATAATGCATGTTTTAGATGATGGGCTGAATTCGAGTGGTGAAAATTTTAAAGATAAATTATCTAAATTCGAGATTCTTACGTTTAAAAAAAGAGTAACAAGTTTATGCTCTCTATTAGATCAGGTGAATATTTCAGTGCTGAAAATAAAAGGAGACAGTATTATTCATGATGAATTGGAAATAGTAAACAAGTTATTTAATTCATCACAAGGAGAGGAATATCATCATGAAATCAGAAAATTACTTAAGGTTGTTAAGTCTCTACAGCAATTACTGCTCACCTTGCAGGACGATGAGAAAAGAAAACAGGCTTTAGAAATTGTAAATTTAACCGAAACATTACTAGGTAATTGGCACAATTACCTGGTAATGGATAAGTTCTTGATTAAACTGGACAAGGAATTAACTCAACCTGCTGTGAAGAGAACTCTTAAAAACTTAAAAAATCAGAACAATAAACTAAAGCTGGAATTTAAAAATGAAGCTGATAAATACTTGAGGAAGCATTTCTAG